In Rhinoraja longicauda isolate Sanriku21f chromosome 27, sRhiLon1.1, whole genome shotgun sequence, one DNA window encodes the following:
- the ctsl.1 gene encoding cathepsin L.1 isoform X2, producing MELLLMLTAVSLTTAASITVEDMQWHAWKKEFGKSYSSVEEGAHRMEVWLSNLKTVLMHNLRADQGLTTYRMEVNAYADLSNEEYRKLIVGNCLRKDNDTISTPLMLKDVSLPAEVDWRKSGYVTPVKDQKQCGSCWAFSATGALEGQHFRATGKLVSLSEQQLVDCSHGYGNDGCHGGLMDQAFHYIRDNGGIDTEGSYPYQAQDGSCRFNPGTIGATCSGYVSVWPQHEFVLQYAVAKYGPVSVAIDASQRSFQLYSSGIYDDPYCINDKLNHAVLVVGYGTMNGVEYWLVKNSWGTHWGVNGYAYMSRNKNNQCGIASDASLPQM from the exons ATGGAGCTTCTATTGATGCTGACTGCTGTGTCCTTAACAACTGCTGCCAGCATAACTGTTGAAGATATGCAATGGCATGCCTGGAAAAAAGAGTTTG GTAAATCCTACTCTTCTGTTGAGGAGGGAGCCCATCGTATGGAGGTCTGGCTGTCTAACCTGAAGACGGTTCTGATGCACAACTTGCGTGCAGACCAAGGTTTAACAACGTACCGAATGGAAGTGAATGCCTATGCTGACCTG AGTAACGAAGAGTATAGAAAATTGATAGTTGGCAACTGCTTGAGAAAGGACAATGACACAATATCCACCCCTCTGATGCTCAAGGATGTGAGTCTGCCTGCTGAAGTGGATTGGAGAAAGAGTGGATACGTAACTCCTGTTAAAGACCAGAAGCAATGTGGCTCGTGTTGGGCATTCAGCGCG ACTGGAGCTTTGGAAGGGCAGCACTTCAGAGCGACGGGGAAGTTAGTTTCTTTGAGTGAACAGCAACTGGTGGACTGCTCCCATGGATATGGAAACGATGGGTGCCACGGAGGATTGATGGACCAAGCATTCCACTACATCAGGGACAACGGAGGGATTGACACGGAAGGATCGTATCCCTATCAAGCACAG GATGGATCCTGCAGATTCAACCCAGGAACTATTGGCGCCACCTGCAGTGGATACGTTTCGGTGTGGCCGCAACACGAGTTTGTACTACAATATGCCGTGGCGAAGTATGGACCAGTCTCTGTCGCTATAGATGCCAGCCAGCGATCGTTCCAGCTCTATTCCTCAG GAATCTACGATGACCCGTATTGCATTAATGACAAACTCAACCATGCTGTTTTAGTCGTTGGATATGGAACGATGAATGGAGTGGAATACTGGCTGGTTAAGAATAG CTGGGGGACCCATTGGGGCGTTAATGGATACGCCTATATGTCGAGAAACAAGAACAATCAGTGTGGAATCGCGTCAGATGCCAGCCTTCCTCAAATGTAA
- the ctsl.1 gene encoding cathepsin L.1 isoform X1: MELLLMLTAVSLTTAASITVEDMQWHAWKKEFGKSYSSVEEGAHRMEVWLSNLKTVLMHNLRADQGLTTYRMEVNAYADLSNEEYRKLIVGNCLRKDNDTISTPLMLKDVSLPAEVDWRKSGYVTPVKDQKQCGSCWAFSATGALEGQHFRATGKLVSLSEQQLVDCSHGYGNDGCHGGLMDQAFHYIRDNGGIDTEGSYPYQAQDGSCRFNPGTIGATCSGYVSVWPQHEFVLQYAVAKYGPVSVAIDASQRSFQLYSSGIYDDPYCINDKLNHAVLVVGYGTMNGVEYWLVKNSWGTHWGVNGYAYMSRNKNNQCGIASDASLPQI; encoded by the exons ATGGAGCTTCTATTGATGCTGACTGCTGTGTCCTTAACAACTGCTGCCAGCATAACTGTTGAAGATATGCAATGGCATGCCTGGAAAAAAGAGTTTG GTAAATCCTACTCTTCTGTTGAGGAGGGAGCCCATCGTATGGAGGTCTGGCTGTCTAACCTGAAGACGGTTCTGATGCACAACTTGCGTGCAGACCAAGGTTTAACAACGTACCGAATGGAAGTGAATGCCTATGCTGACCTG AGTAACGAAGAGTATAGAAAATTGATAGTTGGCAACTGCTTGAGAAAGGACAATGACACAATATCCACCCCTCTGATGCTCAAGGATGTGAGTCTGCCTGCTGAAGTGGATTGGAGAAAGAGTGGATACGTAACTCCTGTTAAAGACCAGAAGCAATGTGGCTCGTGTTGGGCATTCAGCGCG ACTGGAGCTTTGGAAGGGCAGCACTTCAGAGCGACGGGGAAGTTAGTTTCTTTGAGTGAACAGCAACTGGTGGACTGCTCCCATGGATATGGAAACGATGGGTGCCACGGAGGATTGATGGACCAAGCATTCCACTACATCAGGGACAACGGAGGGATTGACACGGAAGGATCGTATCCCTATCAAGCACAG GATGGATCCTGCAGATTCAACCCAGGAACTATTGGCGCCACCTGCAGTGGATACGTTTCGGTGTGGCCGCAACACGAGTTTGTACTACAATATGCCGTGGCGAAGTATGGACCAGTCTCTGTCGCTATAGATGCCAGCCAGCGATCGTTCCAGCTCTATTCCTCAG GAATCTACGATGACCCGTATTGCATTAATGACAAACTCAACCATGCTGTTTTAGTCGTTGGATATGGAACGATGAATGGAGTGGAATACTGGCTGGTTAAGAATAG CTGGGGGACCCATTGGGGCGTTAATGGATACGCCTATATGTCGAGAAACAAGAACAATCAGTGTGGAATCGCGTCAGATGCCAGCCTTCCTCAAAT atag